The sequence below is a genomic window from Kitasatospora kifunensis.
CTTCGAGGGCGTCTACCCGCACGTGGCCGGGTTCGCCAGTGAGCTGGTCGGCCGCGACGCCGATACCTTCGGCCTGCTGATGACCACGATCGACCGGGCGCTCAGCCGGATCACCGACCCCGCGCCCGAGGAGGACCGTACCCCGGCTCGGCTGATCGGGCGGCCGGTAGCCCTGATCCGGGCCCGGCTCGGCCTGGAGCTGATGGGCCCGCCGCTGACCGACCCGGCCTGGGACGAGGCGCTGAGCCCGACCGCGCAGGAGTACCCGGACTACCGGTGGCCGGTACGGCTGGGCGAGTACGAGCAGTTGGCCGACGGGCTGATCGGCTACTACACCTCCGAGCCGGGCCAGGACACCTCGTACCGGCAGCTGCATGTGCCGGTGCAGGGGCGGGACACCGTGGCGTATGCGTCTGCTGGTGAAAGCCCGTACTTCTCACTGATCGGCACCGGCGCCGGGATCGCGATGCCGGCCCGCCCGGTCGACCGTCCCCTCACCCGGTACCTGACACTGCTCGCCTGCCCGCACACGGCCGTGCACGCCACCACCGACATCCTCCCCGTCACCTCGCTCGCCGTGGACGCCGACATCACCCACCGGGCGATGGCCGCGATCCGCGCCTCGTTCCGCCTCAACCCGCTGCTGGCGCCGGTCCGTTCGGGCGAGCCGGAGGCGGCGAGGCGGTCGGGTGAGCCCGAGCCTGCGGACAACGGCATCTTCATGCCGCGCCCCAGCGCCATGCACGGCGCGTGGAGTTGGGCCGAGCCGTTGGTCTCGGGGGATGGGCCGCCGCTCTGGACCGACCTGCCGATCCTGCCTGCTGACGATCTGTCACATCCCGACGACCCGGTGCCTGCCGCCCGCGCCGGCTACCTGCAACTGCACCCGCGCGCCGGTGGCGAAGGAGAGACCCGATGACGCTGCTGCTGCCCTACCAGGTGGACATCACCCCCGGACCGGCCACCACGGATGACGCTCCGCCGCGTTACCACCAACTTCGTTTGACGGTGGGCGAGGAGGGCCAGGGTGGCCGGTCCGAGCAGCCGGTGCGCTGTACCCGGATCGCGGTGCGCGTGCCGGCCGCGACCAGCGACCCGCGCCTCGCGCGCCAGCCGCTGGCGATCTCCACGACGGTGCCGTCGGTGCGGGGCAGTGCGCAGGGGCAGGAGTGGTGGATCGTGCCCGACACGACAGATCCGGCGGCCACGGTCTTCGCCTGCGTGCCGGAGGAGCCTGCCCAGTTCGACGGGACTTGGGCCATCTCCTTCCTGATCGAGCTGGACCCAGGCTTCGAGAGCACCGACGTCGAGATCACCGAACAGACCACCGCAGACAACGGCCCAGTCAGTGCCCGCAGTAGCCATGTTGTGGCGACCGTGCTCCCCGTCAGCGCTTCGGATGGTCAGGTGTGACTGCCATGGAACCCACTGCTGAGACGAACCTGATCAAGCCGGCTCGGGGTACGGTCCCGAGCCCCTTGCGGGTGAGCACCATGCATGAGCTGGAGTACGGGACGGTGGTGTTGCGCTTCGGGCGGGACCTGCCGCCGGGGACGTCGAAGGTGTACTGCAAGGGGATCACGGTCAAGGTGCGGACGGGGGCGTCGGGGACTGATCTGACGGTCGAGCCGTCGTTGATCACGACGGCGGTGAGCAAGGTGGATGGCGAGGCGCAGGGGACGGAGTGGTGGGTCGATCGGGACACGACGGATCCGAATGAGGCGGTGTTCTCGTTCGTGCCGGATACGACGGCGGTGTTCGATGGCACGTGGGCGGTCAGTCTGACGTTGTCGGGGATCGAGGTGAATTCGTCGATCGGGACGGTGACCCTCGATATCGAGGAGCTGACGTCCACGACGGGGGCGGAAGGCAGTTACCTGAAGCGCACCGGGGAGGTGAAGGTGCAGAAGGGGAACGATGAGTTCTTCTTCCGCAGCCTGCACCCTCGGACCGTCGTCATCAACCGGGGCAGCACGGTGGACCTGCTGTGGGAGGCGCCTGCCGACAACCGCATCACGTACACCATGTACTACCGGAAGGCGGACGGGAGCGAGACGAGTGACAGTGTCCAGGCCAACTTCGCGGGCCGGGTCTGGAAGTCGCCGGCGCTGGATGACAACGCCAACTTCACGCTGAAGGCGACCCTTGACGGGCGGGACTACTTCCTGACCACCTCACTGACCGTCAACACCCCTAACGTCGTGGTCAACGCACTGACGGTCAAGAGCACCCTGGCTGCGGAGAGCACGGTGTCGGCGAGTGGGTTGGTGTCGGCGAATGGTGGTGTGACGGTGCCGTCGGGGAAGGTGGTGTCGGCGAACGGTGGGGTGTCGGCGACGACGGTGTCGGCGAGTGGGTTGGTGTCGGCCAATGGTGGGGTGTCGGCGACGACGGTGTCGGCGAGTGGGTTGGTGTCGGCGAATGGTGGTGTGACGGTGCCGTCGGGGAAGGTGGTGTCGGCGAACGGTGGGGTGTCGGCGACGACGGTGTCGGCGAGTGGGTTGGTGTCGGCCAATGGTGGGGTGTCGGCGACGACGGTGTCAGCGAGTGGGTTGGTGTCCGCGAACGGTGGTGTGACGGTTGCGGCGGGGAAGACGCTGACCGTGAACGGGCCTCTTGCGGCCAACGATGGCCTGACCATGGCCGCAGGCAAGAACATCACCATCCCTCTGGGCGGTGGTGAACTTGTGGTGGCCGATGCGTTCCTCGCAAAGTCCCATAAGTCGAACGTCAATTGGCCCAAGGTAGAGGTTGGCCCGACGGGTATCAAAACCGAAGGCAACATCATCGTTTCGGGTAGTCCCATCTTCGTCCAGAACGTGAACTATGGCGTCAGGCTGAACGCCACTGTGAAGATCGGTAGCGGCGGTGCTGCCGGTTGGAAGGCAACCGCCTACTGGGGGAACACCACCGACGGGGACAACAACCTGACGATCCACAAGCGCTGATCAGTGCCACCGTACCCCCTCGCCATTGCTTCGGAAGGACAGGTGTGACTGCCATGGAATCCACTGCGGAGACGAACCTGATCAAGCCCGCTCGGGGCACACTGCCGAGCCCGTTGCGCGTGAGCACGATGGACGAGCTGGAGTACGGGACGGTGGTGTTGCGCTTCGGGCGGGACCTGCCGACGGCGGTGTCGAAGGTGTACTGCAAGGGGATCACGGTCACGGTGCCGACGGGTCGCTCGGGGGCGGATCTGACGATTGAGCCGTCGTTGATCACGACGGCGGTGAGCAAGGTGAATGGTGAGGCGCAGGGGTGGGAGTGGAACGTCGATTCGGATACGACGGATCCGAATAAGGCGGTGTTCTCGTTCGTGCCGGATACGACGGCGGTGTTCGACGGGGAGTGGGCGGTGAGTCTCACGTTGTCGGGGATCGAGGTGAATCCGTCGATCGGGACGGTGGACCTCGATATCGAGGAGACGACGTCCACGACGGGGGAGGAGGACAGCTACCAGAAGCGGAACGGGAAGGTGGAGGTGAAGAAGGGGAATGACGAGTTCTTCTTCCGCAGCCTGCATCCTCGGACGGTTGTCATCAACCGTGGCAGCACCGTGGACCTGTTGTGGGAGGCGCCTGCCGACAACCGCATCACGTACACGATGTACTACCGGAGGGCGGACGGGACCGAGACGAGTGACAGTGTCCAGGCCAACTTCAAGGACGGGGTCTGGAAGTCGCCGGCGCTGGATGACAACGCCAACTTCACGCTGAAGGCGACCCTGGACGGGCAGGACTACTTCCTGACCACCTCACTCACTGTCAACAACCCTAATGTCGTGGTCAACACGCTGAAGGCCAACAGCAACGTCACCGTGGAGGCTACCGGGACGCTGACAACGAACGGACCGATCGAGGCCAAGGGTAATGTCACTGTTGACCCCGGGGCCGCTGGGTACATCTGGCTGAAGACGGGCCGTTTCGACACCGCGGCGGCGGCCACCGTCAACCTCTTTGGTGCCCTCAACGCCAAGGCCGCCCTCACTGTCGATGGCACGCTCACTGCCAACGGTGCCCTCAACGCCAACGGCAACGTCACTGTTGACCCCGGGGCCACTGGGTACATCTGGCTCAAGACGGGCCGTTTCGACACCACGGCGGAGGCCAACCTCAACCTCTTCGGTGCCCTTAATGCCAACGGCGGGTTGAACATGGGCGCAGGCAAAAACATCACCATTCCCCAGGGTGGTGGCGAACTCGTGGTGGCCGACGCGTTCGTCGCGAAGTCCCATAAGCCGAACGTGTCATACCCCAAGGTCGAGATCGGCGCGGCGGGCGTTGCCACCGATGGCGGCATCACCCTCCGAGGCGTCATCAGTGCCACTGGCATGACAGCCAGCGGAAAGAGGGTTGTTCGGAACGGTGACAGGATTGAACTGCAGAATAATGTCAGCGGAACTCCGAACTTTCTCTATCATGCATCAAATGCCAGCCAGTGGGACAATGTCGTTGCGAGGCCCAGCAATATTTTTGAGAACAGTGTGTGGTATGTGGTATCCGAGGCAGGGAACATCGCTTCGAACGATGGTGGCGATCCGAGCGAACCAAACCGCTCCGCCGCCCCCGACACAGCAGGCCCGGGAACGCCGTCGGCCTGACGGCTGGTGGCAGCAACCTGACCATCCACAAGCATTGATCACTTCGGCCGTGCCACCTCATCACTCTTCGGAAGGACACCTGTGACTGCCCTGGAACCCACTGCGGAGACCAATCTGCTCAAGCCCGCGCGGGGGACGGTGCCGAGTCCGCTGCGGGTGAGCACGATGGATGAGCTGGAGTACGGGACGGTGGTGTTGCGCTTCGGGCGGGACCTGCCGTCGGGGACCTCGAAGGTGTACTGCCGGGGGATCACGGTCAAGGTGCCGACGGGGCGGTCGGGGGCGGATCTGACGGTCGAGCCGTCGTTGATCACGACGGCGGTGAGCAAGGTGGAGGGGGAGGCACAGGGGTGGGAGTGGAACGTCGATCGGGATACGACGGATCCGAATGAGGCGGTGTTCTCGTTCGTGCCGGATACGACGGCGGTGTTCGACGGCACCTGGGCGGTCAGCTTCACGTTGTCGGGGATCGAGGTGAATCCGTCGATCGGGACGGTGGATCTCGATATCGAGGAGACGACGTCAACGACGGGGGAGGAGGGTAGTTACGAGAGGCGCACGGGGAAGGTGCAGGTGAAGAAGGGGAATGACGAGTTCTTCTTCCGCAGCCTGCACCCTCGGACGACCGTCATCGAGCGGGGCGTGACCGTGGACCTGCTGTGGGATGCGCCCGCCGACAACCGCATCGTGTACACGATGTACTACAGGGGCGCCGATGGGAAGGAGGCGACTGACAGCAACCAGGCCAACTTCGCGAACCAGGTCTGGAAGTCGCCGGCGCTGAACGACAACGCCAACTTCACGCTGAAGGCGACCCTTGACGGGCAGGACTACTTCCTGACCACCTACCTGACCGTCAACAACCCCAACATCGTGGTCAACACGTTGAGGGCCGGTGGCGATGCCACGTTCGACGGAGACGTCACCGCGACCGCGAGCGGAAAGTCCGTCCGGATCCGGCAACTGCGCGGCAACGGTGTGGTCCCGCTGCAGATCTCCAACAGCACGGAACTCGACTCCGGTTGCAACCTCACCGTTGGAGGGACGCTCACCAGCACTGGGCTGGCGACGGCGAACGGCGGGCTGACGGTGAAGTCGGACAAGGCGTTGTCGGCGGGGGCCGTTACGGCCAGCGGACTGATCACGGCCAACAACGGTCTGACGGTGAAGTCCGATCAGACGTTGACCGCTGGTGTGATCACCGCCAGTGGGCTGATCACCGCGAACAACGGCCTGACGGTGAAGTCGGACAAGACGCTGTCCGCCGGTGAGGTGACCATCGCGAATGGAAAGTTCCTGAGCGTCACCAAGATCAAGTCCACCGTCGGCAGTCCGATCGAGCTACAGAACAGCATCAGCCAGACCGCCGGAAGCCTGACCACCGCAGGCGGTGTCACCGCAACGGGTGCCATCAAGAGCGACGGCAAGGCGGTGATCCTCGCCGGGGACAGCGTTTCGCTCGAGTCGCTCTACTTCACGGGCAAGTTCCTCAACGGCTCGGGTAAGCAGAGTCACTCCGACAACTCCAACGTCAGTGGCCCTGCTGCCTTCTATCGGGCCTACGACGGCGCTTCCAAGTTCAAGATCGCACACCGTTAGCCCTCGCCGGGAAAGCGCCCGCGGTTGACCGCGGGCCCCGGCCTACGGGATCAGCACCGCACGGTAGTTGGCCTTGCTCATGCTCTGGAACATGGCCTCCGCCGTCTCCAGTATCACGCATCAAATGCCGGTCCGTGGGACAATGTCGTCGCGAGGACCGGCAGCACCTATGCGGAAACTCGGTGGTATGTGGTGTCCTCGGCGGGTAACGCTGCTTCGAGCGGTGATGGCGATACGAGCGAACCGAACCTCTCCACCGACCCCAACCCCGACACTGCGGGGCCGGGAACGGCGTCTGCCTGACGGCTGGGGACGGCAACCTGGCCATCCACAAGCATTGATCACTTCGACCGTGCCACCTCATCACTTCTCGGAAGGACGCCTGTGACTGCCGCTGAACCCACTGCGGAGACGAATCTGCTCAAGCCGGCTCGGGGCACGGTGCCGAGTCCGTTGCGGGTGAGCACGATGGATGAGTTGGAGTACGGGTCGGTGGTGTTGCGCTTCGGGCGGGACCTGCCGGCGGCGGTGTCGAAGGTGTACTGCCGGGGGATCACGGTCACGGTGCCGACGGGGCGGTCGGGGACAGATTTGACGCTCGAGCCGTCGTTGATCACGACGGTGGTGAGCAAAGTGGAGGGGGAGGCGCAGGGGGCGGAGTGGAACGTCGTTCGGGATACGACGGATCCGAACAAGGCGGTTTTCTCGCTTGTGCCGGACACGACGGCGGTGTTCGACGGCACGTGGGCGGTCAGTTTCACGTTGTCGGGGATCGAGGTGAACCCGTCGATCGGGACGGTGACCCTGGCTATCGAGGAGATGACGTCCACGACGGGTGCGGACGGCAGTTATCTGAAGCGTACTGGGGAGGTGGAGGTGAAGAAGGGGAATGACGAGTTCTTCTTCCGCAGCCTGCACCCTCGGACGGTCGTCATCAACCGGGGCAGTACCGTGGACCTGTTGTGGGAGGCGCCTGCCGACAACCGCATCGTGTACACGATGTACTACCGGAAGGCGGACGGGACCGAGGCGAGTGACAGTGTCCAGGCCAACTTCGTGGGCCGGGTGTGGAAGTCGCCGGTGATGGACGACAACGCCAACTTCACGCTCATGGCGGAGCTTGACGGGCTGGAGTACTTCCTTACCACCTCACTCACCGTCAACAACCCCAACATCGTGGTCAACGACATCACCACCAGCGGCAACGTGACTGTCGACCCCGGGGTCGATGGGTATATCTGGCTGAAGACGGGTCGTTTCAATACTTCGGCGGGGGCCAACGTCAACCTCTACGGGGATCTCGCCGTCACCAAGATCAAGGCCACAGACACAGCGAAGGGCCTGATCAAGCTTGAGGACAGCATCGAACAGACCGCCGGTGACATCACCACCAGCGGCAATGTCACGGTGGACCCCGGAGCCGATGGGTACATCTGGCTGAAGACGGGCCGTTTCGACACCGCGGCTGAGGCCACCGTCAACCTCTTCGGTGCCCTCAACGCCAACGGCGGGTTGACCATGGGCGAGGGCACAAACATCACCATCCCCCAGGGTGGTGGCGAACTCGTGGTGGCCGACGCGTTCGTCGCAAAGTCCAATAAGCCGTACTGGTCATCCCCCAAGGTCGAGATCGGCGCGGCGGGCGTTCCCATCGAGGGCGGCATCGCCATCAATGGCAAGGTCAATGCCACTACCGTGACAGTCGGCGGCGGAGGCATCGCCGTCAACGGCCATCTGACGATGGCCAAGAACACGGTCCTGACGGCGCGCAAGATGTCCATCTTCTATGGCAGCATGCGGATCACCGGGCCGTTCACCCCCGAGACAGATGGACTGGTCTTTGGTTTCGGTAACAGCAATGAGGTAAATGTCAATGGCGGTGGCATGAGCGCGCCGACCGCGATGTCCAAAGACACCAAGGACTCCATTGTGGTCCCGGTCAAGATGAATCAGCCGGTGTCGCTGAGCCGGTATGACTCGGGGAGCTGGTACTACCTTCCGTTCGGCCGCTACAGCGCGCCGTAGACCCGTGCGGTGCTGACCCTACGGGATCAGCACCGCACGGTACTTGGCCTTGCTCATGTTCTGGAACGTGGTCTCCGCCGTCTCCAGCGGGTGCGTCTCCACCATGGGCCGCACGCCCTTGAGGGCAGCGAAGGCCATCGCCTCCTCGCTGTCCTTGGCGTGGCCGCTGTACCAGCCGGCCACGCCTCGGCGGCCGAAGACCAGCAGGTCGGGGTTGACCTGGATCGGTACGTGGTCGGCGGCGATCACGATCAGGCGGCCGTTGGGGGCCAGGCCCTGGATGAGGTCGCTCTGGGCGGGGCTGTGGCCGACGGTGGAGATGACCGCGGTGGCGCCGCCCAGTTTGGCCAGGGCCTCGCCGGCGCTGCCTTCGTCGCTGTCGAGGTACTCGTCGGCGCCGAGTTGGCGGGAGACCTTCTCCTTCTCCCGGCCGCGGTTGATCGCCACCGTGCGGAAGCCCATCTTGTCGGCGAACTGCACGGCCAGGTGGCCAAGGCCGCCGATGCCCTGGACGGCGACCGTCTCGCCTGGCCGGGCGCCGCTGTGGCGCAGCGAGTTGAAGGTGGTGATGCCCGCGCACATCAGCGGGCCCGCCTCCTCGAAGGAGAGCGCGTCGGGGATCCGGGCGAGGGCGTCCTGTGGCGCCACCACGTACTCGGCGTAGCCGCCGTCGTAGCTCACGCCGACGATCCGGCCCTGCGCGCAGTTGGTGAAGTCGCCCTGGCGGCAGGGGTCGCAGACGAAGCAGCTGCCGCCGTGCCAGCCGATGCCGGCCCGGTCGCCGGGCTGCCAGGTGCTCACGCCCGCGCCGACGGCGTCGACCTCGCCGGCGATCTCGTGGCCGGGCACTCGGGGTAGTTGCACACCCAGCAGCCCGAGTCGGACGATGTTCTCGCCGCCGCACACGCCGCACGCGCGCACCCGCAGGCGGACCTGGCCTGGGCCCGGTTCGGGGACCGGGAGTTCGGCGAGCGTGAAGGGCTTGCCCGCCTCGATCACTTCGACCGCTTTCATCGTGGATAGGCTCATCGCGCTCTCTCCTCCTGTGGCTTCGGGTGCCGCAAGCTCAGTTGCTGGAGCTAGTTGCTGGGCCTAGTTGCTGGAGCCGCCGTTCATCAGGATCTCCTCGCCGGTGATGAAGAACGACCGGTCGTCGGCCAGGAACTCGGCGACGTCCGCGACGTCCTCGGCCGTGGCGAGTCGGCCGACGGGGATGGTGTCCAGCAGCGCCCGCTTGTAGGGGTCGTCGTCGCTGACGCCGGTGAAGATGCCAGCGCCGTCGATCGGGCCCGGCAGCAGCGAGTTGACCGTCACCCCGCGATGGCCGATCTCCTGCGCGAGCACCTTCACCAGGTACTTCGGCGCGGACTTGCTGGTGCCGTAGAGGCCGAGGCCTGGCTGGGGGCGGGAGGTCGAGCTGGAGGCCATGTTGATGATCCTGCCTCCGTCGGCGATGTGGCGGGCGGCGGCCTGGAGGACGAAGAACGGTCCCTTGGTGTTGATCCGGAACAGCAGGTCGTAGTCGTCCTCGGTGATCTCGGTGACCGGGATGTTGACCTTCTCGACGCCCGCGTTGGCGACCACGATGTCGAGCTTGCCGAAGGCGTCCAGGGCGGCCTGGAAGAGCTTCTCGATCTCACCGACCTGTGAGACGTCCGCCTGCACGACGATCGCGCGGGCGCCGCTCGCGGTGGCCTGTGCCAGCGCCTCCTCGGCGGGTGCCTTGTCCCGTGCGTAGTTGATCACGACGTCCGCCCCGCGCTGCGCGAAACGCAGTGCGACGGCTCGGCCGAGCCCTTTCGAGGAGCCGGTCACCAGCGCGACCTTGCCCTTCAGGGTCATCTCGAACTCCTCATCCGGCCCACCGGCCCGGTCGCAGGGGATCGGGCGGGAGCCGCGCGTGAAGGAACCCCCTGGGTCCATTGAACCCACGTCCTGCGGCGGTGCGCATCCGCTCGGCCCGAGTAGCGGAGATCACCGTGCGTGGAACGCGCGCGACGATCGGTAGCATCCACCGCCGGGCGGCGCTGCCCGATCGGCGAAGTCTCGAAAATTCCTTAGCTTGTCCCGTGTTTCGCTAGCCGGGCCGAGAACGGGCTGTGAGGCGCGTCCGGGATCGCGGAGTTCCCATCCCTCGGTGAGAGCTATGGCAGTTCGACGGGTCTTTCCGTGGCGCGAAAGGGGAACGGATGTCCAAGCGTGCGTTGATCACCGGGGTGACCGGGCAGGACGGGTCATATCTGGCCGAGCACCTGATCTCCCAGGGGTACCAGGTCTGGGGTCTGACGAGAGGTCAGGCCAACCCCCGCAAGGACCGGGTCAGTCGGCTGATCCCGGAACTACAGTTCGTTGACGGCGACTTGATGGACCAAGGCAGCCTGGTGTCCGCGGTGGACGAGGTGCAGCCGGACGAGGTCTACAACCTGGGGGCGATCTCGTTCGTCCCGATGTCCTGGCACCAGCCCGAACTGGTCACCGAGGTCAACGGGACCGGGGTGCTGCGGGTGCTGGAGGCGATCCGGATGGTGAGCGGGCTCAACAAGCCGGCCGCCAGCCACGCGACTTCGGGACAGATCCGGTTCTACCAGGCCTCCTCCTCCGAGATGTTCGGCATGGTGGCCGAGACCCCGCAGTCCGAGCGGACCGTCTTCCACCCGCGCAGCCCGTACGGCGTGGTGAAGACCTATGGGCACTACATCACCCGCAACTACCGCGAGTCCTACGGGATGTACGGCGTCTCGGGGATCCTGTTCAACCACGAGTCGCCGCGCCGTGGTGCGGAGTTCGTGACCAGGAAGATCTCGCTGGCGGTCGCGCAGATCAAGCTCGGCCTGCAGGAGAAGCTCTGCCTGGGCAACCTGGACGCCGTGCGCGACTGGGGCTTCGCCGGGGACTACGTGCGCGCGATGCACCTGATGCTCCAGCAGGACGAGCCGGACGACTACGTGATCGGCACCGGCGAGATGCACTCGGTGCGCGACGCGGCGCGGATCGCGTTCGAGTGCGTGGGGCTGGACTGGGAGCAGTACGTGGTGGTCGATCCGAAGCTGGTGCGGCCAGCGGAGGTGGAGACGCTCTGCGCCGACTCCAGCAGTGCGCGCAAGAAGCTGGGTTGGGAGCCGGAGGTCGACTTCAGCAAGCTGATGCAGATGATGGTCGAATCCGACCTGAACCAGGCACAGTTGGCCCGCGACTACAAGGCGGTGCTCGCGGGGGCGCGTTGGTAGGCGAGTTGACGACGAGGCGGCGGGCACCCGGACCGGAAGGCCGGGTGCCCGCCGCCTCGTTGTGAGTGGTGGCAGGAGCAGCGGTGGTTTCAGCGGGAGTTGCCGCGTGCCTGGTGGCCGTGGGGCCGTGCGGTCGGCGGGCGGGACAGGTCGAGGATCGCCAGCGCGATCCTGGTGCCGGGCTCGCCGAGCCGTGCCGCGTAGTGCTGCAGCATCGCGTTCTCCTGGGCGAGCGTGGTGGCGGGCAGGCCGGCCGCGCGTCGGCTGAGCTGGTGGCCGCGGGCGCGGTGCGCTCGGCGGATCAGCTGGGCGATGAGTTGCCGGTCGAGCTGTTCGAGCTCGGTGGGGTCGGTGCGCTGGGTGAGGTCTGTCAGATCGGTCAGGTCCGTCAGGCCGGTCAGGTTCGTCAGATCCGTCAGTTCGGTCAGAGCGGTGAGATCAGCGGAGTCGCCGTAGTCCGCGGCGGCCGTCTGGGCGGGCACCGGGGACCTCGGCATGTCGCTGCGCAGTACGGGTTCGGGCATGGGCGGAGGTCCTAGTCGACGTCGGTGGCCGGGGGCGGTCCCCGCCGACGATCCTGCCGAAGCGCCCGGCAAATCCCTAGTGTTGGCGCGCGCCCTGCCGCCCCGATGCCGTCACCCGCCGACACTAGGGGTTTTCCTCGCCGGTCCGATCGAGACTGATCACTGGTGTGCGGGAATGCGAGTGCTGCGCGTGCGGTCCACGCCGGAAGTCGACAGCGGATTCCAGAGCGGAGTCCGCAACGGAGTCCGTCGACATCGAATCCCCCGCGGTCCGCCGGTCCTCCAGATGGGTTGAGTTGATATGGACAAGGAACAGAAGCTCCGGGACTACCTCAAGCGGGCCGGCGCCGACCTTCAGCGCTCTCGCCAGCGGGTGGCCGAACTGGAGGCGGCGGCGAGCGAGCCGATCGCCATCGTCGGCATGAGCTGCCGCTACCCCGGCGGGGTGGCCAGCCCGGAGGACCTCTGGACCATGCTCGTCAACGGCGAGGACGGCGTCTCGGGCCTGCCCGCCGACCGCGGCTGGGAGCTGGACCCGGCGGACGGGCCGACCGATATCCAGGGTGGATTCCTGCGCGGTGCGGCTGAGTTCGACGCCGACTTCTTCGGGATCTCGCCACGTGAGGCGCTCTCCATGGACCCCCAGCAGCGGGTGCTGCTGGAGGCGGCCTGGGAGGCGTTCGAGGGCGCGGGCATCGACCCGGCCTCGGTGCGTGGGAGTCGGACCGGTGTCTTCGTCGGCGCGATGCCCGGCGAGTACCGGGTCGGCCCGGAGGACGACGTCCAGGGCTTCGTCCTGACCGGCAACGCCACCAGCGTCGTCTCGGGCCGCCTGTCGTACTTCTTCGGCA
It includes:
- a CDS encoding alcohol dehydrogenase, with amino-acid sequence MSLSTMKAVEVIEAGKPFTLAELPVPEPGPGQVRLRVRACGVCGGENIVRLGLLGVQLPRVPGHEIAGEVDAVGAGVSTWQPGDRAGIGWHGGSCFVCDPCRQGDFTNCAQGRIVGVSYDGGYAEYVVAPQDALARIPDALSFEEAGPLMCAGITTFNSLRHSGARPGETVAVQGIGGLGHLAVQFADKMGFRTVAINRGREKEKVSRQLGADEYLDSDEGSAGEALAKLGGATAVISTVGHSPAQSDLIQGLAPNGRLIVIAADHVPIQVNPDLLVFGRRGVAGWYSGHAKDSEEAMAFAALKGVRPMVETHPLETAETTFQNMSKAKYRAVLIP
- a CDS encoding SDR family NAD(P)-dependent oxidoreductase, encoding MTLKGKVALVTGSSKGLGRAVALRFAQRGADVVINYARDKAPAEEALAQATASGARAIVVQADVSQVGEIEKLFQAALDAFGKLDIVVANAGVEKVNIPVTEITEDDYDLLFRINTKGPFFVLQAAARHIADGGRIINMASSSTSRPQPGLGLYGTSKSAPKYLVKVLAQEIGHRGVTVNSLLPGPIDGAGIFTGVSDDDPYKRALLDTIPVGRLATAEDVADVAEFLADDRSFFITGEEILMNGGSSN
- a CDS encoding GDP-mannose 4,6-dehydratase — protein: MSKRALITGVTGQDGSYLAEHLISQGYQVWGLTRGQANPRKDRVSRLIPELQFVDGDLMDQGSLVSAVDEVQPDEVYNLGAISFVPMSWHQPELVTEVNGTGVLRVLEAIRMVSGLNKPAASHATSGQIRFYQASSSEMFGMVAETPQSERTVFHPRSPYGVVKTYGHYITRNYRESYGMYGVSGILFNHESPRRGAEFVTRKISLAVAQIKLGLQEKLCLGNLDAVRDWGFAGDYVRAMHLMLQQDEPDDYVIGTGEMHSVRDAARIAFECVGLDWEQYVVVDPKLVRPAEVETLCADSSSARKKLGWEPEVDFSKLMQMMVESDLNQAQLARDYKAVLAGARW